A genomic segment from Chloroflexota bacterium encodes:
- a CDS encoding MFS transporter: MARTQQSDHDSLGGSLAANVVVRSGVFYGWWIVLAVAMMRVMASGVGNQVRSLLVLPLEEEFQVSRAEVSLMFTGGSIAVALTGPLGGWLMDKFGPRRIMIITTAMSIAGYVLLAMATEFWQALLIFTIPLGVAYNWAILNSGAPILNNWFERGKARALSLLNVGHGAGALLLPLMAIAIVTFEWRWSMLLAAGVMTVVMIPVLMVVRNTPEEMNLAPDGDKPDPTRAATGGRPAMLAGMTLAEAVRGPFFWAVGIGSSCMLFVNSGIIAHIVPLLVWKGQTESVGALLLSLQLVWTVPVVLGVSWAADRYDGSKIMVGMMCVVLAGAVTLLVAQSLWSLVLAVMMLATGGSHWAIFWAVLGRQYGRANYNSIRLCIYSIIISGIAGAPFFAGLTYDRTGSYGPWLQIILFVGVLGLIAFIIAAITRKKHPTWMHR; encoded by the coding sequence ATGGCCCGGACCCAACAATCAGACCACGACTCGCTCGGCGGAAGTTTGGCCGCGAACGTTGTCGTGCGTTCCGGGGTCTTCTACGGCTGGTGGATCGTGCTTGCCGTTGCGATGATGCGGGTCATGGCGTCGGGCGTCGGCAACCAGGTGCGGAGCCTGCTCGTCCTGCCGCTGGAGGAGGAGTTCCAGGTCTCCCGCGCCGAGGTCTCGCTGATGTTCACGGGCGGCAGCATCGCCGTCGCGCTTACGGGCCCGCTTGGGGGCTGGCTCATGGACAAGTTCGGCCCCCGTCGCATCATGATCATCACCACTGCCATGTCCATTGCCGGGTACGTCCTGCTTGCGATGGCGACAGAGTTCTGGCAAGCCCTTCTCATCTTCACGATTCCACTGGGCGTCGCTTACAACTGGGCCATCCTCAACTCGGGCGCGCCGATCCTCAACAACTGGTTTGAGCGAGGGAAAGCACGCGCCCTATCGCTCCTCAACGTGGGGCATGGCGCGGGCGCGCTCTTGCTGCCCCTGATGGCCATTGCCATCGTCACCTTCGAGTGGCGCTGGTCGATGCTCCTCGCCGCTGGGGTCATGACCGTCGTCATGATTCCCGTGCTGATGGTGGTGAGGAACACGCCCGAGGAGATGAACCTCGCGCCGGACGGGGACAAGCCGGACCCGACGCGCGCAGCCACCGGCGGACGACCGGCCATGCTCGCCGGCATGACGCTTGCGGAGGCAGTGCGAGGCCCCTTCTTCTGGGCGGTGGGCATTGGCAGCTCGTGCATGCTCTTCGTCAACTCCGGCATCATCGCCCACATCGTCCCGCTGCTGGTGTGGAAGGGGCAGACAGAGAGCGTCGGCGCGCTGCTGCTGAGCCTGCAGCTCGTCTGGACCGTCCCTGTGGTGCTGGGCGTCAGCTGGGCCGCCGACCGCTACGACGGCAGCAAGATCATGGTGGGCATGATGTGCGTGGTGCTGGCTGGCGCGGTCACGCTGCTGGTGGCGCAGAGCCTGTGGAGCCTGGTCCTGGCGGTCATGATGCTGGCGACGGGCGGCTCGCACTGGGCGATCTTCTGGGCGGTGCTTGGCCGGCAGTACGGCCGCGCCAACTACAACAGCATCCGGCTGTGCATCTACTCCATCATCATCTCCGGCATCGCGGGGGCGCCCTTCTTTGCCGGCCTTACCTACGACCGGACGGGAAGCTACGGTCCGTGGCTGCAGATCATCCTGTTCGTGGGCGTCCTGGGTCTGATCGCCTTCATCATTGCCGCGATCACTCGGAAGAAGCATCCCACGTGGATGCACAGGTAA